A genomic segment from Saccharicrinis carchari encodes:
- a CDS encoding tyrosine-type recombinase/integrase, with amino-acid sequence MSAKPSIVLKRAMYQRQKVVLFSFEYDTELIEGLKQLPGSRWSDAMGCWYQPENYFDLSKTFDIFKSKAWLDYSKLKKENNTQYEHNKPKDVPKIKVDLPDGYMEKLFQKRYSENTQRVYANFFRKFATYFRGENLDELSAEQINEYILLLIQYENISSSKQNQIINAVKFYYEHVLGRDKQYFAIDRPRKDKKLPDVLSKAEVEKMLLLTQNIKHKSLMALIYSCGLRRSEVINLKCEDIDSKRMLIKIRGAKGKKDRYIPLSGGVLDLLRRHYKEERPSVWLFQGQKGGQYSPTSIVNAIKNAAARAKVKKRVYPHILRHSFATHHLEQGTDLRFIQVWLGHESSKTTEIYTHVSQNIFGNFKNPIDDMDLGDK; translated from the coding sequence ATGTCTGCGAAACCTTCCATAGTATTAAAGCGTGCAATGTACCAACGTCAGAAAGTGGTACTGTTTAGTTTTGAATATGATACAGAGTTAATAGAAGGCCTTAAACAGCTTCCGGGTTCAAGGTGGAGCGATGCGATGGGTTGTTGGTATCAACCCGAAAATTATTTCGATCTTTCTAAAACATTTGATATTTTTAAATCCAAAGCTTGGTTAGATTATAGCAAACTAAAAAAAGAAAATAATACACAATATGAGCATAATAAACCAAAGGATGTACCAAAGATAAAAGTTGATTTGCCCGATGGCTATATGGAAAAACTTTTCCAAAAAAGGTATAGTGAGAATACCCAACGCGTATATGCTAACTTTTTTAGGAAATTTGCCACTTATTTTAGGGGTGAAAACTTAGATGAACTCAGCGCAGAACAAATTAACGAGTATATTCTCTTATTAATTCAATATGAAAATATTTCGTCATCTAAGCAAAACCAAATAATTAATGCAGTCAAATTTTATTACGAGCATGTTTTGGGCAGAGACAAACAGTATTTTGCGATTGATCGTCCACGGAAAGATAAAAAATTACCGGATGTATTGAGCAAAGCTGAAGTTGAAAAGATGCTATTACTTACCCAAAACATTAAGCATAAGAGTTTGATGGCACTAATTTATTCATGTGGACTTCGTCGAAGTGAGGTTATTAATTTGAAATGTGAGGATATTGATTCGAAGAGAATGCTTATAAAAATTAGGGGCGCAAAAGGGAAAAAGGATAGGTACATACCTTTGAGCGGTGGTGTTTTAGATTTGTTAAGACGTCATTATAAGGAGGAGCGACCTAGTGTTTGGCTTTTTCAGGGGCAAAAAGGTGGGCAATACAGTCCTACTAGTATCGTGAATGCAATAAAAAATGCCGCAGCTAGAGCTAAAGTAAAAAAGCGAGTATATCCTCACATTCTAAGGCATAGCTTTGCTACACATCATTTAGAGCAGGGTACTGATTTAAGGTTTATACAGGTTTGGTTAGGACACGAAAGTTCAAAAACTACGGAAATATATACACATGTATCCCAGAATATTTTTGGTAACTTTAAAAATCCTATTGATGATATGGATTTGGGCGATAAATAG
- a CDS encoding class I SAM-dependent methyltransferase: MKITDIITKSEKPTIYEKGNSFMWTDSYISKQILNIHLNPEIDLGSRKMSTIQKTANWILDSQAKKSNLKILDLGCGPGLYSEIFAKNGHQVTGIDISKNSIDYAQKTAKEKNLDIEYFNASYLDYDLGQEKYDLIIIIYTDLGVLSPDDRNILLRKIYRALKKEGVFIFDVLNDNKLEHKVTPKNWEVAKSGFWKNCPYMALSESFLYKEEKVILYQHLVIDSEDNIKVYRFWTHFFNEKDLKQILEKHGFADVKHRDDIIPKGDIWNGGNVVFTIASKK, from the coding sequence ATGAAAATTACAGATATTATAACAAAGTCTGAAAAGCCCACGATTTATGAAAAAGGAAACTCCTTTATGTGGACAGACTCATATATTTCAAAGCAAATCTTAAATATCCATCTTAATCCAGAAATAGACCTTGGAAGTCGTAAAATGTCAACTATACAAAAGACGGCAAATTGGATATTAGATTCACAAGCAAAAAAAAGCAATCTAAAAATCCTTGATTTAGGTTGTGGTCCAGGTCTATATTCAGAAATTTTCGCAAAAAATGGGCATCAGGTTACAGGAATAGATATTTCGAAAAACTCTATTGATTATGCTCAAAAAACTGCGAAAGAAAAAAATCTTGATATTGAATATTTCAATGCAAGTTATTTAGACTATGACTTAGGGCAAGAAAAATATGATTTGATAATTATAATTTATACGGATTTAGGAGTTTTATCTCCAGACGATAGAAATATTCTATTAAGAAAGATATACCGAGCCCTAAAAAAAGAAGGAGTGTTTATTTTTGATGTTCTAAATGACAATAAACTTGAACATAAAGTAACTCCCAAAAACTGGGAAGTTGCTAAAAGCGGTTTTTGGAAAAATTGTCCTTATATGGCATTATCTGAGTCGTTTTTATACAAAGAGGAGAAAGTTATACTTTACCAACACCTTGTTATTGATTCTGAAGACAATATTAAAGTATATCGTTTTTGGACTCATTTCTTTAACGAAAAAGATTTAAAACAAATACTTGAAAAGCATGGATTTGCTGATGTAAAGCATAGGGATGATATTATACCGAAAGGAGATATTTGGAATGGGGGAAATGTTGTTTTTACAATAGCATCAAAAAAATAA
- a CDS encoding alpha/beta fold hydrolase, which produces MSYFNFDNRKVYYKIKGRGTPLLLLHGNTVSSKMFSQIIRKYAKEFQVILLDFPGHGKSDRLTEFEIDFWFYNSKVAYALINELKLENTCVIGTSGGALVAINLALEHPEKVKYLIADSFEGEYPLPSYISSIENDRERDKKKILAKLIWYFCHGTDWKKIIDLDTKVNIEFSKTGKSFFHKSISDLNVPTLLTGSMEDEYCDYLDKIYGSLQEQNKDLKIHLFEKGSHPAIISNKEKFLYLIMAEIKNAL; this is translated from the coding sequence ATGTCATATTTCAATTTCGATAATAGAAAAGTATATTACAAAATAAAGGGGCGAGGCACGCCCCTTTTATTACTACATGGCAATACGGTGTCCTCTAAGATGTTTAGTCAAATTATTAGAAAATATGCTAAAGAGTTTCAAGTAATACTTTTAGATTTTCCCGGGCACGGCAAATCTGATAGATTAACTGAATTTGAAATCGATTTTTGGTTTTATAATTCTAAAGTTGCCTACGCATTGATAAATGAATTGAAACTTGAGAATACCTGTGTAATAGGAACAAGTGGTGGTGCTTTGGTTGCAATTAATTTAGCTTTAGAGCATCCTGAAAAAGTTAAATACCTTATTGCTGATAGTTTTGAAGGAGAATATCCTTTACCCTCTTACATTAGCTCAATTGAAAATGATAGAGAAAGAGATAAGAAAAAGATATTGGCAAAGCTAATTTGGTATTTTTGCCATGGAACCGACTGGAAAAAAATAATTGATTTGGATACTAAAGTGAATATTGAATTTTCAAAAACGGGAAAATCATTTTTTCATAAATCAATTAGTGATTTGAATGTTCCAACATTGTTAACAGGAAGTATGGAGGACGAGTATTGTGATTACCTTGATAAAATATATGGTTCACTACAAGAGCAAAACAAAGACTTGAAGATTCATTTATTTGAGAAAGGAAGTCATCCAGCAATTATTTCAAATAAAGAGAAATTTCTATATTTGATTATGGCGGAAATAAAAAACGCCCTGTAA
- a CDS encoding Shedu immune nuclease family protein: MPKYESELEFINPTITEYWVIEDENPETKRLAFRVDKQHHNVQFFPREDDFFLNEILIEGFDRIPDDFSDNGYIKQGVQYYLNKKLENKSITSLTISKESDSAIRKVRNEDSYRLTLKYDDFKTLREKFIVVNNQSTQSKNDILDGFFYNLFPDKFDESTSTAQQQYRNVIKNLNTDIIEHLTPDDLMKFEGFITELLDKRYQSNSHKFLQLARTKIRVDTIAIDRILDEFKQNVRNSISENLWGKYLKKNLFLLDSKYVKILPELNVILRGSRNVDFGMIDTKGYLDIFEIKKPDTPLLSNDTDRGNYYLHTTTVKAIVQAEKYLFNAERKASILADDIRREEKINVKVVKPRAILITGHSEQLDTEEKRDDFKVLRQSLKNIDIILYDELLEGLENQKNKYYDQIIESE, from the coding sequence ATGCCGAAATACGAATCAGAATTAGAGTTTATAAATCCTACCATTACAGAATACTGGGTGATTGAGGATGAAAATCCTGAAACTAAAAGATTAGCATTTAGGGTTGATAAGCAACACCATAACGTTCAATTCTTTCCGCGAGAAGATGATTTTTTTCTAAATGAAATCCTAATTGAGGGATTTGATAGAATACCTGATGATTTTTCAGACAACGGCTATATTAAGCAAGGTGTTCAGTATTATCTTAACAAGAAATTAGAGAATAAATCAATTACAAGTTTAACAATATCAAAGGAATCTGATAGTGCAATTCGAAAAGTTCGTAATGAAGATAGTTACCGTCTTACTCTTAAATATGATGATTTTAAAACATTAAGAGAAAAATTTATTGTTGTAAATAATCAATCAACTCAGAGTAAAAACGATATATTGGATGGATTTTTCTATAATCTGTTTCCTGATAAATTTGATGAAAGTACAAGTACGGCACAACAACAATATCGAAATGTAATAAAGAATCTTAATACAGATATTATTGAACACCTTACACCTGATGATTTAATGAAATTTGAAGGATTTATTACGGAGTTATTAGATAAAAGATATCAAAGTAATTCACACAAGTTTTTACAATTAGCCAGAACTAAGATTAGAGTTGACACGATTGCAATTGATAGGATTTTAGATGAATTTAAACAAAATGTTAGAAATAGTATAAGTGAAAATCTTTGGGGAAAATATCTTAAAAAGAATCTTTTCCTTTTAGATAGTAAATATGTTAAAATATTGCCTGAATTAAATGTCATACTTAGAGGTTCCAGAAATGTTGATTTCGGTATGATTGACACAAAAGGTTATCTTGACATTTTTGAAATTAAAAAACCTGACACCCCTCTACTTTCAAATGATACTGACAGAGGCAACTATTATTTGCACACAACTACGGTTAAAGCCATAGTTCAAGCTGAGAAATATTTGTTTAATGCCGAGAGAAAAGCTTCGATTTTGGCAGATGATATAAGAAGAGAAGAAAAAATCAATGTGAAAGTAGTTAAGCCAAGAGCAATTTTAATAACAGGTCATTCAGAGCAACTTGACACAGAAGAAAAAAGAGATGATTTTAAAGTATTGAGACAGTCGCTAAAAAATATTGACATAATTCTATATGATGAATTATTAGAGGGGTTGGAGAATCAAAAGAATAAATATTACGACCAGATAATAGAAAGTGAATAA
- a CDS encoding ApaLI family restriction endonuclease, producing MKELIKNIEALADTYSSNLKAKIEERKKEMEEDDNSHYLIYRVLGITNKEGKLIDSYQNTGRFLYKYAGSFLEEAATYCFKFKYPDGEKTKIPNTEGVRPKTFEIDFLNNTDAIEIKWRDATTDGDHITKEHSRVKTIKAKGLKPIRVMFYYPQRTQAIKIQDTLKTLYAGVDGEYYAGDDAWNFVKDYTGIDLKDILTKIADKKTKSE from the coding sequence ATGAAAGAATTGATAAAAAATATTGAAGCATTAGCTGATACATACTCTTCCAATCTAAAAGCGAAGATTGAGGAAAGAAAAAAAGAAATGGAAGAAGATGATAATTCTCATTACTTGATTTATCGAGTTCTAGGAATTACAAATAAAGAAGGAAAACTAATAGATTCCTATCAAAACACAGGACGATTTTTGTATAAATATGCTGGTTCATTTTTAGAGGAAGCAGCTACTTATTGTTTTAAGTTTAAATATCCTGATGGAGAAAAGACTAAGATTCCAAATACTGAAGGAGTTAGACCAAAAACATTTGAAATTGATTTTCTAAACAATACTGATGCTATTGAAATAAAATGGAGAGATGCTACAACTGATGGCGACCATATAACCAAAGAACATTCAAGGGTTAAGACAATAAAGGCTAAAGGTCTTAAGCCTATTAGAGTTATGTTTTATTATCCTCAAAGAACTCAAGCAATTAAAATTCAGGATACTCTTAAAACTTTATACGCAGGTGTTGATGGTGAATACTATGCGGGTGATGACGCATGGAATTTTGTGAAAGATTATACAGGAATTGACTTGAAGGATATTCTAACGAAAATTGCTGATAAAAAAACAAAATCTGAATAA
- a CDS encoding DNA-methyltransferase, with product MEPNKIYEGDCRYVLKKIESESIDMVYLDPPFFTQKEHSLKTRDNSKEYKFADKWDSIEEYIELISDSITECKRILKKTGSIFLHCDKTASHYIRVALDKVFGMNNFQSEIIWNYKRWSNAKKGLLNSHQVIYFYSKSSDFKFNQIYTEYSPTTNIDQILQERERDENGKSVYKKDENGNIVLAKEKKGVPLSDVWDIPYLNPKAKERVGYPTQKPVSLLQQIIKLCSDENDIVLDPFCGSGTTCVASKLLNRRYIGIDLSLDAIELANKRLEDLIVSDSNLLKNGIDSYVGKSEKELGLLKSIGAVPVQRNSGIDGFLQQQINGKPIPVRIQKDYETLDDTIRALDNSTQAKNTDVRIIIQTNDSRGLFQLDTNAVVLPSNELIIKEKLQRITMYIGNGGDLQKIGQL from the coding sequence ATGGAACCAAATAAAATATATGAAGGAGACTGCCGTTATGTCCTGAAAAAAATTGAATCAGAGTCAATCGATATGGTCTATCTTGACCCTCCTTTTTTTACACAAAAAGAGCATTCTCTAAAAACGAGGGATAATAGCAAAGAATACAAATTTGCCGATAAATGGGATTCTATTGAGGAATATATTGAATTAATATCTGACTCAATTACAGAATGTAAAAGAATACTAAAAAAAACTGGTTCTATATTCTTACATTGTGATAAAACAGCATCACATTATATTCGAGTTGCATTAGACAAGGTTTTTGGAATGAATAATTTTCAAAGTGAAATTATTTGGAATTATAAACGATGGTCAAATGCAAAAAAAGGATTGCTTAATTCTCATCAAGTAATCTATTTTTACTCAAAATCTTCCGACTTTAAATTTAATCAGATTTATACTGAGTATTCACCAACAACAAATATCGACCAAATCTTACAAGAGCGAGAACGGGATGAAAATGGTAAATCTGTTTACAAAAAAGATGAGAACGGAAATATTGTATTAGCAAAAGAAAAAAAAGGCGTTCCCCTCTCTGACGTTTGGGATATTCCATATTTAAACCCAAAAGCAAAAGAGCGAGTTGGTTATCCAACTCAAAAACCGGTTTCTCTTTTGCAACAAATAATCAAACTTTGCTCTGATGAAAATGATATAGTTTTAGACCCTTTTTGTGGGAGTGGAACGACTTGTGTTGCATCCAAATTACTTAATAGAAGATATATTGGGATTGATTTATCTTTAGATGCAATTGAATTAGCAAATAAGAGATTAGAAGATTTGATTGTTAGTGATTCAAATTTGCTAAAAAATGGTATAGACAGCTATGTTGGAAAATCTGAGAAAGAACTTGGATTATTAAAGTCAATAGGTGCAGTCCCTGTTCAACGAAACAGTGGAATTGACGGTTTCCTTCAACAGCAAATTAACGGCAAACCGATACCAGTAAGAATTCAAAAAGATTACGAAACCCTTGATGATACAATAAGAGCATTGGATAATTCTACCCAAGCTAAAAATACAGATGTCAGAATTATTATTCAAACAAATGATTCTCGCGGATTATTCCAACTTGATACGAACGCAGTTGTTTTACCTTCAAACGAATTGATAATTAAAGAAAAATTGCAGCGCATAACAATGTATATAGGTAATGGTGGAGATTTGCAGAAAATTGGACAGTTGTAG